The following are encoded together in the Cerasicoccus sp. TK19100 genome:
- a CDS encoding ion channel encodes MIAAIVLVIILIVFAIAFHYWALGALLKLLPDECGPNRHFLHAVGVLLLVMGIHVTIIFCFTIVFWSGTQYLNLGSLNVGGATSFMDYFYHSAVSYSTLGLSEVPEGHLKIMTAFESLAGIMLLTWSATFYYTVIGRNSKQ; translated from the coding sequence ATGATTGCTGCAATTGTCCTTGTCATTATCCTTATCGTTTTTGCCATCGCCTTTCATTACTGGGCTTTGGGAGCATTATTGAAACTATTACCGGATGAATGCGGACCAAATCGGCATTTTCTCCATGCGGTAGGCGTTTTACTACTGGTCATGGGCATCCACGTGACAATTATTTTCTGCTTCACTATCGTATTTTGGTCCGGCACCCAGTATTTGAACTTGGGAAGTTTGAACGTGGGCGGCGCTACATCCTTCATGGATTATTTCTACCACTCAGCAGTCAGCTATTCTACTTTGGGATTGAGTGAAGTGCCAGAGGGGCACTTGAAGATTATGACAGCTTTCGAATCGCTAGCAGGGATCATGCTATTAACATGGTCAGCAACCTTTTATTACACTGTCATCGGAAGAAATTCTAAGCAGTGA
- a CDS encoding efflux RND transporter permease subunit has product MPIEPSRNPINLLIRFCLENKLVVILFAVVLILWGTAVAPFDWESDMLPRDPVPVDAIPDIGENQQIVFTEWMGRSPQDIEDQITYPLTTALLGLPEVKTIRSYSMFGFSSIYIIFKDDAEFYWTRSRILEKLNSLPSGTLPQGVSPQLGPDATALGQVFWYTLEGMSPDGEPTGGWDLDELRSTQDWYVRYALQGVDGVAEVASIGGYVKEYQVDVDPDALRTYDIALHEVFDAVRGSNLDVGARTIEINSAEYVIRGLGFIESLDDLRKTVITQRDNIPITLDEVAEIEYGPALRRGALDKAGAEAVGGVVVTRYGENPLAVIKRVKEKIAEISPGLPKKTLEDGTISQVEIVPFYDRTGLIYETLGTLEDAVRQQILVTIIVVVIMVLHLRSASLISGVLPLAVLFSFIGMKLFGVDANVVALSGIAIAIGTIVDMGVVLIENILKHLDDAPPQENRLEVVYRACTEVASAVVTAVLTTVISFLPVFTMEAAEGKLFRPLAYTKTFALIGSIIVALTIIPPLAHWFIAGRYQSHLAKYGLWGGIGIIGLLAALFVSWFPWWLGLLMVVAAVFHLASPKIPAKVQRTVLFAFNFIVAVLVALWLAADWKPLGPEEHIHNIIFVLITVGGLLGFFYIFIKFYARMLAVLLRMKIVFIGLSALIVVFGFTVWVGWSSLFGWLPESVQKSKPYVAMAHAVPGLGKEFMPALDEGSYLLMPTTMPHASIGEVMDVLSKQDMAINAIPEVDSAVGKLGRVESPLDPAPISMIETIISYKSEYITDDNGRILTFAYDESTDDFERYANGELIPDEDGKPYRQWRDEIKSPDDIWEEIVKAASIPGTTSAPKLQPIAARIVMLQSGMRAPMGLKVYGPDLETLEEVALDIEGLLKQVPSIKAEAVLADRIVGKPYLEIDIDRDAIARYGVKIKMVQDVIEVAIGGKPITQTVEGRERYPVRVRYMRELRDTIESIESILVAAPDGTQIPLRELASINYVRGPQVIKSEDTFLVGYVIFDKRDGYAEVEVVEQAQDFLQEKIESGELNIPAGISYKFTGSYENQVRAEKKLRVVLPIALFAIWLILYFQFKRISTTLLVFSGILFAWSGGFILIWLYGQPWFLDVSLFGHNLRDLFQMGTINLSVAVWVGFLALFGIATDNGVIVCTYLQQIFTEKNPKTLSEIRAATVQAGDRRVRPAMMTSATTILALLPVLTSVGRGSDIMVPMAIPSFGGMLLAILTIFVVPVLYCGLAEIKHNFNYSKRDS; this is encoded by the coding sequence ATGCCCATTGAGCCATCCCGCAATCCGATCAATTTGCTGATCCGGTTCTGTCTGGAAAATAAATTGGTCGTCATTCTTTTCGCAGTCGTGTTGATTCTCTGGGGCACAGCCGTTGCTCCATTTGACTGGGAGTCCGACATGCTACCACGTGATCCTGTACCGGTCGATGCCATACCGGACATCGGCGAGAATCAGCAAATCGTATTTACCGAGTGGATGGGGCGCTCTCCGCAGGATATTGAGGATCAGATTACGTATCCCTTGACGACTGCCTTGCTTGGCCTTCCTGAGGTCAAAACCATCCGCAGTTACTCGATGTTTGGGTTCTCGTCGATTTATATTATCTTCAAAGACGACGCGGAGTTTTATTGGACGCGGTCACGCATCCTTGAAAAACTTAACAGTCTGCCTTCGGGAACACTACCTCAAGGCGTCTCGCCGCAACTTGGCCCTGATGCGACCGCTCTAGGGCAGGTATTCTGGTATACCCTCGAAGGCATGAGCCCGGATGGAGAGCCCACCGGAGGCTGGGACTTGGACGAGCTTCGCAGCACACAGGACTGGTATGTCCGCTATGCCCTGCAAGGAGTGGATGGTGTCGCTGAAGTCGCTTCCATCGGCGGCTATGTCAAAGAATACCAGGTCGATGTCGATCCTGATGCGCTGCGTACTTATGATATCGCCCTGCATGAGGTCTTTGACGCGGTTCGAGGGAGCAATCTCGACGTCGGGGCTCGCACGATTGAAATCAACTCTGCTGAGTATGTCATTCGTGGGTTAGGTTTTATCGAAAGTCTCGACGATTTGCGTAAGACCGTCATCACGCAGCGCGATAATATCCCTATCACACTGGACGAAGTAGCCGAGATTGAATACGGTCCAGCACTGCGACGTGGCGCACTCGATAAGGCGGGCGCGGAAGCTGTCGGTGGTGTCGTCGTGACGCGCTACGGTGAGAATCCCCTGGCCGTGATCAAGCGCGTTAAGGAAAAGATTGCGGAGATATCGCCAGGCTTGCCCAAGAAGACGCTCGAAGACGGAACCATCAGTCAGGTGGAGATCGTTCCTTTCTATGACCGCACCGGTCTGATTTACGAGACGCTGGGTACTTTGGAGGATGCGGTCCGTCAGCAGATTCTCGTCACCATCATTGTCGTAGTCATCATGGTACTGCACTTGCGTAGCGCGTCCCTGATTTCAGGCGTCCTGCCGCTGGCAGTTCTGTTTTCTTTTATCGGCATGAAGCTCTTTGGAGTCGATGCCAACGTCGTTGCGTTATCCGGTATTGCCATCGCCATCGGCACCATTGTCGACATGGGCGTCGTCTTGATCGAGAACATACTTAAGCACCTCGATGATGCGCCACCGCAAGAAAATCGACTTGAGGTTGTCTATCGTGCTTGCACGGAAGTCGCCAGTGCCGTGGTCACGGCAGTCTTAACGACCGTTATCAGCTTTCTTCCCGTCTTCACGATGGAGGCAGCCGAGGGCAAGCTGTTCCGCCCTCTCGCTTACACCAAGACCTTCGCGCTGATTGGCTCGATCATAGTTGCCTTGACCATTATTCCGCCGCTGGCCCACTGGTTTATTGCCGGACGCTATCAGTCTCACCTGGCAAAATATGGCCTCTGGGGAGGAATCGGCATCATTGGCTTACTCGCGGCATTATTCGTTTCCTGGTTTCCCTGGTGGCTAGGACTCTTGATGGTCGTTGCCGCAGTCTTTCATTTAGCCAGTCCCAAAATCCCGGCAAAGGTGCAGCGCACGGTGCTCTTTGCCTTCAACTTCATTGTCGCTGTCCTGGTTGCACTCTGGCTCGCAGCCGACTGGAAACCACTCGGTCCTGAAGAACATATACACAACATCATTTTTGTCCTGATCACCGTTGGAGGACTCCTTGGTTTCTTCTACATTTTCATCAAGTTCTATGCGCGTATGCTTGCAGTGCTCCTGCGCATGAAAATCGTCTTCATCGGGCTTAGTGCATTAATCGTTGTCTTTGGCTTCACCGTCTGGGTGGGGTGGAGTAGTCTCTTTGGCTGGCTTCCCGAATCCGTTCAAAAGTCCAAGCCCTACGTGGCAATGGCCCATGCCGTTCCGGGTTTGGGGAAAGAGTTTATGCCCGCGCTTGATGAGGGTTCCTACCTGCTCATGCCGACAACGATGCCGCACGCTTCCATCGGCGAGGTAATGGATGTGCTCAGCAAGCAGGACATGGCAATCAATGCGATTCCTGAGGTGGATAGTGCAGTCGGAAAACTTGGTCGGGTCGAAAGCCCACTGGATCCCGCGCCTATCTCCATGATCGAAACCATCATCAGCTATAAATCCGAGTATATCACTGATGATAATGGTCGCATTCTGACCTTTGCTTATGATGAGTCCACTGACGATTTTGAACGTTACGCAAACGGTGAACTCATACCGGACGAAGACGGAAAGCCCTACCGCCAGTGGCGCGACGAAATCAAAAGCCCGGACGACATTTGGGAGGAGATTGTCAAAGCGGCAAGCATTCCGGGCACAACCTCAGCACCGAAACTCCAGCCTATTGCAGCCCGAATCGTTATGCTGCAAAGCGGGATGCGTGCTCCTATGGGACTTAAAGTATACGGGCCCGATTTAGAAACCTTGGAAGAAGTCGCTCTGGATATTGAAGGTCTGCTAAAGCAAGTGCCATCGATCAAAGCCGAAGCTGTTCTGGCCGATCGTATTGTCGGTAAACCCTATCTGGAGATCGACATCGACCGTGATGCCATTGCCCGCTACGGCGTGAAAATCAAGATGGTTCAGGACGTTATTGAAGTTGCAATTGGCGGTAAACCGATCACGCAGACCGTTGAGGGGCGCGAACGCTATCCGGTGCGGGTTCGTTATATGAGAGAATTACGCGACACCATTGAATCGATAGAGAGCATTCTTGTCGCCGCACCGGACGGCACTCAGATCCCGCTGCGAGAATTGGCTTCGATCAATTACGTTCGTGGGCCCCAAGTCATTAAAAGTGAGGATACCTTTCTCGTCGGCTACGTTATTTTTGATAAGCGTGACGGCTACGCTGAAGTTGAAGTGGTCGAGCAAGCTCAAGACTTTCTCCAGGAAAAAATTGAAAGTGGGGAGCTGAATATTCCGGCGGGAATCAGCTACAAGTTTACCGGCAGTTATGAGAATCAGGTGCGGGCCGAGAAGAAACTGAGGGTGGTTCTGCCCATCGCGCTTTTTGCGATCTGGCTAATCCTCTATTTCCAGTTCAAACGTATTTCCACGACCTTGCTTGTCTTCTCTGGTATCCTCTTCGCTTGGTCGGGCGGCTTCATCCTGATTTGGCTCTATGGTCAGCCTTGGTTCCTCGACGTGAGCCTGTTCGGGCACAACCTGCGGGATCTGTTCCAAATGGGCACAATCAACCTTAGTGTGGCCGTCTGGGTGGGCTTTCTTGCCCTTTTCGGTATCGCCACAGACAACGGCGTCATTGTTTGCACCTATCTCCAGCAGATTTTCACGGAGAAAAATCCAAAGACCCTGAGTGAGATCCGCGCTGCTACCGTCCAGGCCGGCGACCGTCGCGTGCGCCCGGCTATGATGACCAGTGCAACCACCATCCTCGCACTCCTGCCTGTTCTTACCTCGGTTGGTCGCGGCTCGGATATCATGGTACCGATGGCAATTCCGTCCTTCGGTGGAATGCTTCTGGCGATCCTGACCATCTTTGTCGTGCCTGTCCTTTACTGCGGACTGGCCGAGATAAAACATAATTTCAATTATTCGAAAAGAGATTCATGA
- a CDS encoding efflux RND transporter periplasmic adaptor subunit, with protein sequence MNKKHILILGSSIAAALVVGIGVGRFAFSNAPAHDHSAGVTETVEKNTQKATEPTIWTCSMHPQIRQSEPGKCPICGMDLIPLVNDASADDDPRVLSMSEASRALANIQTSEVFQEYPEAEIRLVGKLDYDETREKSLTARFPARIDELFVNFTGIPVKTGEHLAKVYSPDLLTAQRELLTAYRADPNSSITRAARDKLRLWDLLPEQIDAIIESGEAKDHFVLKAPVGGVVVAKHVKEGDYVKTGEPLFKIVDLSVLWAYLDAYESDLPWLRYGQDVAFSVESFPGETFHGQIAFIEPEVNRKTRTVPIRVNVPNKDDRLKPGMFVRAVVESRLAEDGKVYAPEFAGKWISPMHPEIVKDGPGQCDICGMDLVPAEELGYVNNAKKSVPVIIPSSAVMRTGKRAVVYVEKPNAERPTYEGREIVLGPRAGDNYIVVAGLDEGERVVTKGAFKIDSALQIQAKPSMMNPEGGGPMPGHNHGGQAQAGTGNDHSQHQGMTMVEIPADMLSKLLGPYLEMQAALAADDLDTAKAQAKAMMVITGHSGSLPELLHDMLAAETLDAFRLPYFERLSNAFIEAAKKSPDNLELDLIVMHCPMANNNAGADWLQSSEPLRNPYFGEMMLKCGEVKETIKIRQESASHAH encoded by the coding sequence ATGAATAAGAAACATATTTTAATCCTTGGCAGCTCAATTGCTGCGGCCCTGGTCGTTGGCATTGGGGTAGGACGCTTCGCCTTCAGTAACGCACCCGCGCACGACCATTCAGCCGGTGTGACTGAAACGGTAGAAAAGAATACTCAGAAGGCGACAGAGCCGACCATCTGGACATGCTCAATGCATCCGCAAATACGACAGTCGGAACCGGGAAAATGCCCGATTTGCGGCATGGATTTAATTCCCTTGGTTAACGACGCAAGTGCGGATGATGACCCACGTGTTCTAAGCATGAGTGAGGCCTCTCGCGCCTTGGCAAATATTCAGACATCGGAAGTCTTTCAAGAGTATCCGGAGGCAGAAATCCGTTTGGTAGGCAAGCTCGATTATGACGAAACCCGGGAGAAGTCCCTCACTGCGCGTTTCCCTGCGCGGATCGACGAGTTGTTTGTCAATTTCACCGGCATACCCGTTAAAACGGGTGAGCATTTGGCTAAGGTCTACAGCCCGGATTTACTCACTGCGCAGCGCGAACTATTGACGGCCTACCGAGCCGATCCGAATAGTTCCATCACTCGCGCCGCCCGCGATAAACTGCGTCTCTGGGATCTGCTTCCCGAACAAATCGACGCCATTATCGAAAGTGGCGAAGCCAAGGATCATTTTGTGCTGAAGGCGCCTGTAGGAGGAGTCGTGGTGGCAAAACACGTGAAAGAAGGCGACTACGTAAAAACGGGCGAACCACTCTTCAAGATCGTTGATCTTTCAGTGCTCTGGGCTTACTTAGATGCTTACGAGTCCGACCTGCCATGGTTGCGCTATGGTCAGGATGTGGCCTTTTCCGTAGAATCCTTTCCCGGCGAAACCTTTCACGGGCAGATCGCTTTCATTGAACCCGAGGTCAACCGCAAAACGCGAACGGTTCCCATCCGTGTCAATGTCCCAAACAAGGATGACCGTCTTAAACCGGGCATGTTCGTTCGTGCCGTTGTCGAATCACGTTTAGCTGAAGATGGAAAGGTTTATGCGCCGGAGTTTGCAGGTAAATGGATTAGCCCAATGCACCCGGAAATCGTGAAAGACGGCCCGGGTCAATGCGATATCTGTGGCATGGATCTTGTGCCTGCCGAGGAGTTGGGCTACGTTAATAACGCTAAGAAATCCGTCCCTGTTATAATACCTAGTTCCGCCGTTATGAGAACAGGAAAGCGCGCCGTCGTTTACGTGGAAAAGCCTAATGCGGAACGCCCAACCTACGAAGGACGTGAGATCGTGCTCGGCCCACGAGCTGGTGACAACTACATAGTCGTCGCCGGGTTGGACGAGGGCGAGCGAGTCGTGACCAAGGGAGCCTTTAAGATCGACAGCGCCCTGCAAATTCAGGCTAAGCCGAGCATGATGAACCCAGAAGGCGGAGGCCCCATGCCCGGCCACAATCACGGTGGCCAAGCGCAGGCAGGGACTGGCAATGACCACTCTCAGCATCAGGGAATGACGATGGTGGAAATTCCCGCTGACATGCTCTCGAAGCTTCTCGGGCCTTACTTGGAAATGCAGGCCGCGCTAGCGGCGGACGATTTGGACACCGCCAAGGCGCAGGCTAAAGCGATGATGGTGATTACCGGTCATAGTGGCAGCTTGCCCGAGTTGCTTCACGATATGCTCGCAGCCGAAACACTGGATGCATTTCGCCTACCTTACTTTGAGAGACTATCCAATGCATTTATCGAAGCGGCGAAGAAAAGCCCAGATAACTTGGAACTAGACTTGATTGTGATGCATTGCCCAATGGCGAATAACAATGCTGGTGCGGATTGGCTGCAATCGTCAGAGCCCCTGCGGAATCCATATTTCGGCGAAATGATGCTGAAATGCGGCGAGGTGAAAGAAACGATCAAAATCCGTCAGGAGTCGGCAAGCCATGCCCATTGA
- a CDS encoding TolC family protein, which yields MKPIFFKALKVMPVCVLFLLSLAYRVAFATDEIASPSELTDLQSYLTQALAENPQLDAFEKRYEAAIQRIPQASALPDPMFQVTHFVESVQTRTGPQENVFMLSQKIPWFGKLSSRENAASAEAEALWYAYQSQQLMLARMVSVAFYEYGYTQEAIRLTEENRDLLRKLEPIVEEKVRTGGDLNALLRLKVEIGKIDDRLQSLRQKRIAQSAKLGELLALPESTLLPWPKWAAPETVSPDGLSLVAAIRENNPELQMLERKISSAEARREIARLESFPDITLGFNYIQTGDPVVNPTTPDAGKDPWGFTVAVNIPIWFEKYDAAKAEALANQRSFESEYNNRLNALRAELSTSLATLEDANRRLKLYGDELLGLAEQAVENSRASYESGRTGILEVIDSERSLLDLQLLFWRAASDAWQQRITIQTLANLPILGTFHATQNNE from the coding sequence ATGAAACCAATTTTCTTTAAAGCCCTCAAAGTGATGCCCGTGTGCGTGCTATTTTTATTATCGCTAGCATATAGGGTTGCTTTTGCAACTGATGAAATTGCGTCACCATCGGAGTTGACCGATCTGCAAAGCTACCTGACACAGGCGCTAGCGGAAAATCCGCAACTAGATGCTTTTGAAAAGCGTTACGAAGCTGCAATACAGCGTATCCCACAGGCATCCGCCTTACCAGATCCGATGTTTCAAGTAACCCACTTCGTTGAGTCGGTGCAAACACGAACCGGACCACAGGAAAACGTGTTCATGCTTAGCCAGAAGATACCGTGGTTCGGTAAATTGAGCAGTCGGGAAAATGCCGCTTCAGCTGAAGCTGAAGCGCTCTGGTATGCTTACCAAAGCCAGCAGTTAATGTTAGCTCGCATGGTATCGGTAGCCTTTTATGAATATGGCTACACCCAAGAGGCAATTCGCCTGACAGAAGAAAATCGCGATCTACTCCGCAAGCTGGAACCCATCGTTGAAGAAAAAGTAAGAACTGGGGGCGACCTTAATGCGTTACTGCGTCTGAAGGTCGAAATTGGAAAAATTGATGACCGGTTACAATCCTTGCGACAGAAACGCATCGCTCAATCGGCCAAACTTGGCGAACTCCTTGCTTTGCCTGAATCAACGTTATTGCCTTGGCCTAAGTGGGCAGCTCCAGAAACCGTTTCACCGGATGGCTTATCTTTAGTGGCTGCTATTCGGGAAAATAATCCAGAATTACAAATGCTGGAGCGAAAAATTTCCAGTGCGGAGGCCCGCCGTGAAATTGCCCGCTTGGAAAGCTTTCCCGATATTACATTGGGATTTAATTATATCCAGACCGGCGACCCCGTCGTGAACCCAACGACTCCAGACGCCGGGAAAGACCCTTGGGGGTTTACGGTCGCGGTAAATATTCCTATTTGGTTTGAGAAATACGATGCCGCAAAAGCGGAAGCATTGGCCAACCAGCGTTCTTTTGAGAGCGAGTATAACAATCGGCTGAACGCGCTTCGTGCGGAACTGTCCACGAGCTTAGCAACGCTGGAAGACGCAAATCGGCGCCTTAAACTCTACGGTGATGAGTTGCTTGGCTTGGCAGAGCAGGCGGTGGAAAACAGCCGCGCAAGCTATGAATCGGGGAGGACGGGGATACTTGAAGTGATCGATAGCGAGCGTTCGCTGCTGGATCTGCAACTGCTCTTTTGGCGCGCCGCATCCGATGCTTGGCAGCAGCGCATCACCATTCAAACCCTGGCCAATTTGCCTATCCTAGGAACCTTTCACGCAACTCAGAACAATGAATAA
- a CDS encoding APC family permease, translating into MAEHQHANDKNSLSLWGAVSMGTGVMIGAGIFALTGQIAELAGTWFPLAFFVAAVVAGFSAYSYVKMAQIYPSAGGIAMFLKKAYGRGLMTGACALLMYFSMVINESLVARTFGTYVLQIFDAKDAQWLIPALGVGLLCFAFFVNILSNKFIQTFSFATAFVKIAGLAVLAIGGLWATGWSFESVSVEPQDTGITSFLGAVALAILGYKGFTTITNSGGELKNANENVGLAIIWSISICVVLYVFVALAVGANLTIEEIVKAKDYSLAEASRPAFGQFGVWFTVGFAIIATVSGVIASVFAVSRMLAMLTSMQLVPHRHFKLPGNLQRHTLVYTVSIAILLTIFFDLSRIASLGAVFYIVMDICIHWGVLRHLREDVQAKAWVLITAINLDVVILIAFLSVKAQSDMLVVWISLIGLVLVFVAEKWFLKLHEYDEDDPHYSKETSSS; encoded by the coding sequence ATGGCAGAACATCAGCACGCCAATGACAAAAACTCCCTTAGTTTATGGGGCGCCGTATCGATGGGCACTGGCGTAATGATAGGCGCTGGAATCTTCGCGCTTACCGGACAAATTGCAGAGCTCGCGGGGACTTGGTTCCCGTTAGCTTTTTTCGTCGCTGCGGTTGTGGCGGGTTTCAGTGCTTACAGCTATGTGAAGATGGCGCAAATATACCCTTCTGCCGGAGGAATTGCAATGTTTCTCAAAAAAGCGTACGGCCGTGGTCTGATGACCGGCGCCTGTGCCTTACTGATGTATTTCTCCATGGTGATCAACGAGAGTCTGGTTGCCCGCACATTTGGCACATACGTCCTTCAGATTTTCGATGCCAAGGATGCTCAATGGCTTATTCCCGCACTGGGCGTTGGTCTGCTCTGCTTTGCTTTTTTTGTCAATATTCTCAGTAATAAGTTTATCCAGACCTTCTCGTTTGCCACAGCTTTCGTCAAAATCGCGGGGTTGGCGGTTCTGGCTATAGGTGGTTTGTGGGCTACCGGTTGGTCTTTTGAAAGTGTTTCCGTTGAACCACAGGATACTGGAATTACGAGCTTTCTTGGGGCAGTCGCGCTGGCTATCCTCGGTTACAAAGGCTTCACCACCATCACCAATAGCGGTGGTGAACTGAAGAATGCCAACGAGAACGTCGGACTCGCCATTATTTGGTCCATCTCCATTTGCGTCGTGCTTTATGTTTTCGTCGCGCTGGCGGTCGGGGCGAATCTAACGATTGAAGAAATCGTGAAGGCAAAAGACTACTCTTTGGCTGAAGCCTCGCGCCCGGCGTTTGGCCAATTCGGAGTGTGGTTCACGGTTGGATTCGCCATCATTGCGACGGTATCAGGCGTCATTGCCAGTGTCTTCGCCGTATCTCGTATGCTGGCCATGCTAACTTCCATGCAACTGGTGCCTCATCGGCATTTCAAGCTACCCGGAAATCTTCAGCGGCACACACTTGTTTACACCGTTTCCATTGCCATTCTACTAACCATCTTTTTCGACTTGAGCCGGATTGCTTCGCTCGGTGCGGTGTTTTACATCGTGATGGATATCTGTATTCACTGGGGTGTGCTCAGGCACTTGCGCGAAGACGTACAGGCTAAGGCATGGGTGCTCATTACCGCAATAAATCTGGATGTGGTTATTCTTATTGCTTTTCTTTCGGTAAAAGCCCAGTCGGATATGCTGGTGGTTTGGATTTCCCTTATTGGCCTCGTCCTGGTTTTCGTAGCTGAAAAGTGGTTCCTAAAACTGCACGAATACGATGAGGATGACCCACACTACTCAAAGGAGACAAGCTCATCATGA
- a CDS encoding methyltransferase domain-containing protein has protein sequence MLRVAQSLACIYYVSTDILVGFARSIGVKSLGSGKRHARYSPEKSAAYTEEYTNVFLRLLGTETFQGDICEIGPGDSISGAILMFLRGADSVTFYERFQSKPSHQHTEQIAKILFERECKRLSGMPHSENIQDQIQKVRFYNGSPAEDHFIGTTQQFDLILSNSVIQHACDPINLLQLCYERLKPSGRMIHVIDLRNAGLLESWGELAWLRTPPWLHRLMIRHTGRPNRIRFNEYRNWLESTPAKHSIYVRHLVGETKALGDIPFNEVTQEDWRKSLQLVRDARSDFTPSLRS, from the coding sequence ATGCTGAGGGTTGCCCAATCGCTGGCCTGTATATATTACGTCTCAACAGATATACTTGTTGGATTTGCGCGAAGTATCGGCGTAAAATCACTGGGAAGCGGAAAGCGACATGCTAGATATAGTCCCGAAAAATCTGCAGCTTACACAGAAGAGTACACGAATGTGTTCTTGAGATTACTGGGAACTGAAACTTTTCAAGGCGATATCTGTGAGATTGGACCGGGCGACTCGATATCAGGTGCTATACTAATGTTCCTTCGAGGCGCAGATAGCGTTACTTTCTATGAGCGATTTCAATCAAAGCCGAGCCATCAACACACAGAACAGATAGCAAAGATACTATTTGAGCGAGAGTGCAAGAGATTGAGCGGAATGCCACACTCGGAAAATATTCAAGATCAAATCCAAAAGGTTCGTTTCTACAACGGCTCACCTGCAGAAGATCATTTTATTGGCACGACTCAACAATTTGATCTTATCCTAAGCAATAGCGTCATACAGCACGCATGTGATCCCATTAATCTACTACAGCTTTGCTACGAGCGCCTAAAACCTAGTGGAAGAATGATTCATGTGATCGATTTGCGTAACGCAGGCCTACTGGAATCATGGGGGGAATTAGCATGGCTAAGAACCCCACCTTGGTTGCATCGATTAATGATTCGGCACACAGGGCGACCTAATCGCATCCGATTTAACGAATACCGGAATTGGTTAGAATCGACCCCTGCCAAACACTCAATCTATGTACGTCATTTGGTCGGAGAGACCAAGGCTTTGGGTGACATACCATTTAATGAAGTGACTCAGGAG
- a CDS encoding glutaredoxin family protein: MNKKADIYRMVTPNHLCPWGIKAWDLLKRNGYKVNDHHIESMEANKRYKEEHGVNETPQIYIEGEHIGGYDLLRERLGLGPDPKEGETYQPIIAIFAVALGMGLTTTWAFLGSIDLVRVIELFIAFSMCALGIQKLKDLQSYTNGFVQYDLLAQRYVPYASVYAYIETLGGILMIAGLLTWIVAPIVFIATAVGAISIIKAVYIEKRNLKCACVGGGSDVPLGFISLTENLMMMAMAIWMMIQAV; encoded by the coding sequence ATGAATAAAAAGGCAGATATTTATCGTATGGTGACGCCTAATCATCTCTGCCCTTGGGGAATCAAGGCGTGGGACCTCCTCAAGCGCAACGGCTACAAGGTTAACGACCACCACATCGAATCGATGGAGGCCAATAAGCGGTATAAGGAGGAACACGGCGTAAACGAAACGCCGCAAATCTACATCGAAGGTGAGCACATAGGGGGATATGATCTACTACGCGAGCGCTTGGGGCTTGGTCCTGACCCGAAGGAGGGAGAGACCTACCAACCGATCATCGCGATTTTCGCGGTCGCGCTGGGCATGGGCCTTACCACGACATGGGCCTTTCTTGGCAGCATTGATTTGGTTAGAGTAATTGAGTTGTTCATTGCCTTTAGCATGTGCGCACTGGGGATTCAAAAGCTGAAAGACCTACAGTCGTATACCAACGGTTTCGTGCAATACGATTTACTGGCTCAGCGCTACGTGCCTTATGCCTCGGTTTACGCTTATATTGAGACGCTGGGCGGCATCTTGATGATAGCCGGTTTGCTGACCTGGATCGTCGCACCAATTGTTTTTATCGCGACTGCAGTTGGGGCGATTTCGATCATTAAAGCAGTATACATTGAAAAGCGGAACTTAAAGTGCGCCTGCGTCGGTGGCGGGAGCGATGTGCCTCTGGGCTTCATCTCGTTGACCGAGAATCTTATGATGATGGCGATGGCCATTTGGATGATGATTCAGGCGGTTTAG